A DNA window from Arachis hypogaea cultivar Tifrunner chromosome 18, arahy.Tifrunner.gnm2.J5K5, whole genome shotgun sequence contains the following coding sequences:
- the LOC112771567 gene encoding uncharacterized protein — protein MEEGNECLCALCGKSAQMLCESDQAKLCWDCDRTVHGANFLVAKHVRVLLCRHCHRPTPWKASGPSLTVTSSLCHPCSSSSSLPITTAIHDHESEDDESEDDEDEEEEEEEEDEYEAEEEEGENQVVPLSSASGGGGGNTNGYDDGDMSSNTASSFRFNNLKRFQHNNHHNIHHSSISDEDDDDVGCCSSERLGGDNDDEDYMRPFKHRRIFNHRDDIHCHNHRR, from the exons atggaagAGGGGAATGAGTGTTTGTGCGCGCTGTGTGGGAAGAGCGCTCAGATGCTGTGCGAGTCAGACCAGGCTAAGCTATGCTGGGACTGCGATCGCACCGTTCACGGCGCCAACTTCCTTGTCGCCAAGCACGTCAGAGTGCTCCTCTGCCGCCACTGCCACCGCCCTACTCCCTGGAAGGCTTCTGGTCCCTCCCTCACCGTAACCTCCTCTCTCTGCCACccttgctcttcttcttcttctcttcccatCACCACCGCCATTCATGATCATGAATCTGAAGACGATGAATCTGAGGATGATGAAgacgaggaagaggaagaggaagaggaagatgaatatgaagcagaggaggaggagggggagaATCAGGTGGTGCCTTTGTCTTCCGCTTCCGGCGGCGGTGGTGGTAATACTAATGGCTACGATGACGGAGACATGTCTAGCAACACTGCTTCTTCTTTTCGATTCAACAACTTGAAGCGCTTTCAACATAATAATCATCACAACATCCACCATTCTTCTATTTCTGATGAAGAT GACGACGATGTAGGTTGTTGCTCGTCTGAAAGATTAGGAGGAGATAACGATGATGAAGATTATATGAGGCCATTCAAGCACCGTAGAATCTTCAATCACAGGGATGATATACATTGCCACAATCATAGACGGTGA